The genomic stretch TCAGtgaccagcacacacacagctcgtttcggctgcgtgtgtgtgttaatgacagtctgatgtgtgtgtgtttgccgtTCAGGCCGGTGGAGGACAGCAGCCAGCCTCCGGGCCGAGGCGTCCTCTCCATGCAGGGTCTGACCTACGGGGTGGTCAGGGTGGACACCGAGGAGCGTCTGTCGGTGCTCACCGTGCAGGACGTCGGCACGGTCGCACCGGGAGGtacggctgtgtgtgtgtgtgtgtgtgtgtgtgtgtgtgtgtgtgtgtgtgtgtgtgtgtgtgtgtgtgtgtgacagctggacaccgtcagtgtgtgtttgggaggaTGGAAACTGGCCGCCTCGTGTTaatcttatttattttcatttcacttgaAATCGACTCTGAACTGTGTAAAACAGGAGCCTCAAAGCTCTTCTGGGACCGAATGGCTGCAGCCTGTTCTCATCACCTGAgttttgtctctgcagacaAAGTCACACGGAGCATAAAAAGGCTTTTAGGACAGAATAAATCATCGGCTCTCGTCCCGACGAGGACGCCACAGATGCCGGTGACTTCAGTGCctggctttcattcatttttattaggGCTGCAGCTACCCGTTACCTTCATCATCAGTGAGTCAACAGATTATGTTGTCAATCAGTGGagatcaataaaacaaaaggttCAGTTAAGTGTCagaaaaagatgaaggaaaGCACAAAATGTTCATATTCAGACGCTCGAAACAGCAAATCAGCCGAGTATTTCATAGAAACGTGAAGGGAGGAAGTGAAGAAGTCAGTAATCTGCAGGAGGAGGCGTGGAAGCCCTGCTgatcaaacacacagccaaTCAAACAGCTCTGCCACACACCTTTTCCTCCACAGCGCTCACTTCCTGTCGCTGTCGACTCACACCCCCTGGTGTTCAGCAGAGGAACTACACCCACGCCGACACGAGTAGTAACCTGGTTTTGTGTTGATAGAACAACCGGCTTTAAGCTCAGACTGCGACGGTTGATGCTGGTCCTGGTGGGACGTTGATCATCATCAGGGAAACAGAAGGACTGTCAAAGGcgctaaccccccccccccccccatctctcccCCCTGTCTGTCCCCCCTCCAGGCCTGGCATGTGTGGTGAAACCAGAAGGCGTCCCTCAGCTCTGTCAGACGGATGAGATCGGCGAGCTCTGCGTCTGCTCCATCGCCACCGGCACCTCCTACTACGGCCTGACCGGCATGACGAAGAACAcctttgaggtgtgtgtgcagcgtgtgtgtgtgtgtgtgtgtgtgtgtgtgtgcaaggcTGACCTCGTCTGCTGTTTGTGGCTCAAACGTAAAGTTTGGCCTTGAAACGTTACGATCCTTTAAAAACAGGCTCAGCACGAGACGAATGAACCCTGTTTTCATCGTCTTCGCTGCCGTCCTGACGGTAAACCTGGAGGAGATCTGAATCCTCCTCTTCATGATTCACTGCAGGCAAAATGGAAAATTggcaaagaagacaaaaagcgaatggctctttttgttttcactctgaaacATCGCTCACATCCCGTTGATGATCACATAAAATctgaattaaaatgacattttgtgtgtctgtctggacCTTTTGTCTCCCGTCTGAAACCTTTTCTGTGGACGTCCTGTCACGTTGATCATTGTCATGTTTTAATCTTAAATCTTTGTTGGCGTTTTCTGAACTCCTTAAATGAACGGAACCTGCTCGGCgttgagagcagcagctgccacataaaggttaaaaactctctgaaatctgattggctgtgtgcCTGCAGGTGTACCCAGTGAGCTCCGGCGGGGGGCTGATCAGCGAGTACGCCTTCGTGCGGACCGGCCTGCTGGGCTTCGTCGGCCCCGGCGGCCTCGTCTTCATCACCGGCAAGATGGACGGGCTCATCATGGTGAGCGGGCGGAGGCACAACGCCGACGACATCGTGGCCACGGCGCTGGCGGTCGAGCCAATGAAATTCGTCTACAGGGGCAGGTGagtgggaggtgggaggagtCTGTGGGCGTGTACAGAGCAGAGCGTCCAGAGGAGCGCTGAGTCAACACAGAACGCCACGTTttcatttcaccatttttatCCACGTTTGATGAGCATATTCAACGTGAAgcaggctgagtgtgtgtgtgtgtgtgtgtgtgtgtgtgtgtgtgtgtgtgtgtgtgtgcctccatcctttctttgtttgtctATATGTTTTATTACTGCTGGCGCTGAAGGGCCGTCTGTTTGTGGACAACACGCTCTGAAGAAATCAGCCGAGTGTTTGTCGTTGgattgtttggtgtgtgtgatatccacacacacacacacaaacgcacaggcacacgcacaaacacacacacacacacacacacacaccctgtatGCTGCTGAGCCTGCGTGGACTCTCTGTGGACGGAGATGGAGCCTCCGTCTGAAAGCGcgtgaacaaacaaacactcgGCCTCGTCCTGCTGCTGAAGCAGAGGCATGAAGACGAGCGGAGGACGGGGGTGAAGGTCTCTGGTCTTGTCCCTGCAGGATAGCGGTGTTCTCCGTGACGGTGCTGAGGGACGAGAGGATCGTGGTGGTGGCGGAGCAGAGGCCCGACTCCACGGAGGAGGACAGCTTCCAGTGGATGAGCCGGGTGCTGCAGGTAAGGGACATAAGAAGACGACATTTATGACCGTATCACTGCTCCGTCTGTCCTCTGATTGTCGTCCGTCTGTCCTCTAACTGTCCCCTGTCTCCGTCTCTCAGGCCATAGACAGTATCCACGGCGTGGGTGTGTTCTGCCTGGCCCTGGTCCCGGCCAACACTCTGCCCAAGACTCCTCTGGGCGGCATCCACCTGTCAGAGATCAAGCAGCTGTACCTGGAGGGGGGGCTGCACCCCTGCAACGTCCTCATGTGTCCCCACACCTGCGTCACCAACCTGCCCAAACCCCGGCAGAAACAACCAGGTGGGAGCGTCGACGCTGCTCCGACACGTGTGAGTTTTACATGGCTGACGGGTGATGTGCttacgctgtgtgtgtgtgtgtgtgtgtgtgtgtgtgtgtgtgtgtgtgtgtgtgtgtgtgtgtgtgtgtgtgcatgcgtgtgcgcaGAGATCGGACCTGCCTCTGTGATGGTGGGGAATCTGGTGTCAGGGAAGAGGATCGCACAGGCCAGCGGCAGAGATTTGGGACAGACTGACGACAATGaccaggtgacacacacacacacacacacacacacacacacacacacacacagaactgtcTAAACCGTCTCAAAGGCCGTCTGTTTCAGCTGTGCGATGAACAGCAGGCCTCAGTGGCTGCGTCAGTGTGCTGAGTAAAGAGGCGTTCAGGGACTGTTTGTGATAACCGCGCCTCTGATCGTCTTCCTCAGTTCCTGTTCCTGTCGGAGGTTCTACAGTGGAGAGCTCAGACCACACCAGACCACGTCCTCTACACCCTGCTCAGCTCCCgggtaacacacacaccacacacacctctgaccACGGCTCACACCGCAGGACATCAGTTTCTGAACGCTGCATGTGAAGCACAAATCTGACCTTTAATCCAAGAATGAAACTTAAAGTCCGTCTTTCTCTGccgtccctccctcctcctgtgcgcccccctcccctcctccaggGGGCGGTGTCCAGCTCCCTCACCTGCCTGCAGCTCCATAAGAGGGCGGAGCGGGTGGCGGCTCTgctgatggagagaggaggtcTGCAGGAAGGGGACCACGTGGCTCTGGTCTACCCACCAGGTCGGGATGACACTCGCTCGTTTACTGAACAGCATTGAAGATGTTAGTTAGAAACTGAAccgaccgtgtgtgtgtgtgtgtgtgtgtgtgtgtgtgtgtgtgtgtcgcaggCATCGACCTGATCGCCGCCTTCTACGGCAGCCTGTACGCCGGCTGTGTCCCCATCACGGTGCGACCGCCTCACCCTCAGAACATCTCCACCACGCTGCCCACCGTCAAGATGATCGTCGAGGTCCAGAACCTTTTTGCTCACGTTGTTTTCAGCGTCGCCGACTTTGCTGCTGCTAATCACACACAGACCATAATGCTCCGCTGGCTTAACGCTGGTGGTCATGTGGTGCTGACTGTCATCACTCATTTTCCTTGTTTGCTTTGAATCTTTAAAGTTAACGAGTGCCTTTAAGAACAGCCCTCGAGCTGCTGTgtggctgacctctgaccttctccAAGGTCTTCGTCATGTTGTCGTGTAGCCGTGGTCTGAAGGTAcgtccgtctctctctgcaggtcagTCACTCGGCCTGCGTGATGACCACGGGGGTCATCTGTAAGCTGCTGCGCTCGAAGGAGGCCACGGCCACGGTGGACATCAGGAACTGGCCTCCTGTCCTCGACACCGGTGAGCCGctgtcctcacaaacacacaaacacagacagctcctCTTCTGccagaaagaataaaaaacacatccaaaaaTGTTCGAAAAAATAGGTTTTGGACTGATTTTAAAGGGGTTGCTGTTTGAGTCGGCCATGTCAGAAAACATCTGCGACAAACACCTTTAAAATGTGatgcaaagctgctgcagctgcactgcaggtTCAACCTGAGGTCAGCGTTTCTGAGAGGAGCATGACTCAGCGGATCGTCGTCTTCAGAGTAATAaaacaaacgtgtgtgtgtgtgtgtgtgtgtgctgcagatgaCCTGCCAAAGAAGAAGCCTCCAGCTCTCTATAAGCCCACCAACCCCGACGGCCTGGCCTATCTGGACTTCAGCGTGTCCACGACCGGCATGCTGGCCGGAGTTCAGGTCAGCTCAGCGTTAATCCTCACCGCCGAGCAAAGCGCTCACGGCTTCTCGCCTGCGTAGACTTCCTCCTTTTTCCATTTATTCGTTGCTTCTTTCACTCCAGAGGGAAATTTGGCTGTCAGAGCAGCCAGCACACAGTAGAGACCACAGAGTTTTTCACATCAGTGTCAAATGAACACCGAGCAGCAGACACACGGTTCACATCCAGAACACAAACTGAATCCACCACGTCCGCCTGTTTCCAGAGGAAACTCCTTCAAAAAGAAAGAATTCTAAGATTGTGGTGTGTCTTTCCCTCGCTCTCTCCAGATGTCCCATAATGCAGTTGGGGCCTTCTGCCGGTCGGTGAAGCTGCAGTGTGAGCTGTACCCGTCCAGAGAAGTGGCCATCTGTCTGGACCCGTACTGCGGCCTCGGCTTTGTCCTCTGGTGTCTCTGCAGGTTGGTGTCTCGTCCGCTAACGCGCCGTTAAAGTGGTCCGTGTCCGATCCCTGCAGCCGGGCATCCAGGGCGCGGTGGACGGAGCGGAGACGGCAGAGTAATGTTCAGATGTCACATTAAGGAGTCCTGCTCAGGCGTCCACGTTCAGGACACTCGAATCATGATTCCCGTCAAAGATGTCCGCCGTCCTTTAATGAGAAGAATCGCTGTGTGTTTCTATGATGTTTATCCGTGAAGCTGCAATGACTCTAAATCTTTACGTCTGCTCTGTTTTAAATCCTCAGCTCATAAATTGTGAACTTGGCGAGAGCagatttctgctgctgaacgtcttataaataaaacagaccgCAAATCATTTCGGGGACGAGGATGTCTCGTCCCCTCGGTGACTCTGAAGCAGCAATAACTCACATTTACACCTGATTGTTAAAGTTTCTCTGGGAAACACGTCTGCATCCGACAGTCCTgaggaaagtgtgtgttgtgttttgtgcagTGTGTATTCAGGCCACCAGTCCATCCTGATTCCCCCGGTGGAGCTGGAGTCCAACCCGGCGCTGTGGCTGCTGGCCGTCAGCCAGCTGAGGGTGCGAGACACCTTCTGCTCCTACAGCGTCATGGAGCTGTGCACCAAAGGACTGGGCCTGCAGACCGAGGCGCTCAAGGTCAGCCGGACAGACGCAGCCACACGTCCCCTCTTAGGTTACACATTTCAACCACGGGACGTTTCCCAGGAGGAGCGCAGATATGTATTCACCTCCATTTTGACCATAAAAGACGTTTTCATGCGTTATCAGTCCAAACTCATGCAGAAAAGGAGACTCTAGTTCAGATCTTGAGCTGTTGTGGACTCTAAAGGGCTTCTGGTGTAAACCCTGAACCTGGTTCCCGATCATCAGTGATTACATGATTAGTAATGATGAGCAGATATTGTCTTTTCTGGAGAAACCACTGtaggacaggaagtgatgtcactttGTGGCAATTTGTCTCGCGCTCACTTTCCCCCACAATGCATCAGCACCGTCGGCCTCCGCGCTCGAGCAGACTGAGTGCGTCTGACTGACTGCGGCCGTCCTCTGTCCCCCATCCTCAGCGGTAATAAACTCACATCTGTCTCCGTGTGCTGAGCCCGAGGCCGCCGTGAGCGCTGAAGTCACCGCCGCCTCTGATTGGTCGCTGATGGAAGCTGCAGTTAATTTTAGTGATTATCCGTCTTTAAGTCTCCATGGAGACTGAAGGCTGAACACggagtgaaaagtacaaatGTTTCTTattgaatacacacacacgcacacacacgcacacacacgcacacacacacacacctttgtatTTCTGTACTTGTGAGGCCTCGCTGATGTGAAACAACCCCAAGCTCCTCTTTTAATTCTCCCTTTAGCCCTAAAACCAGGTCTAAACCCTCAAACCTGGGAGAATAAAACCTGATGTTTGCCTCCAACACGTCTGAACGCTGTCCATGTGAGACGCAGCTGACcgtccacagacagacacgctgATCAgatttccttttccttctgCGGTCCAGGCTCGGGGTCTGGATCTGTCCCGGGTCCGGGCCTGCGTCGTGGTGGCGGAGGAGAGGCCCAGGATGTCGCTGACGCACTCCTTCTCGAAGCTCTTCAAAGACCTCGGCCTTCACCCGCGATCTGTCAGCACGGCCTTCGGTTGCAGGGTCAACCTCGCCATCTGCCTGCAGGTAAAAGCGGGCGGCGGCCGCAGAAAGCCGACAGGCTTCAGACGGACCGCGGCAGAGAAACACGTCAACAAACAATGAGAGATCTGAGCTGAGATAGAGTGACtttgtctgtgttgtgattggctgcagggcACTTCAGGGCCGGACCCCACGACCGTGTACGTGGACATGAGAGCGCTGCGACACGACAGGTACCACAGTCTGCGCTGTCggtgtctctctgtcatttcccTCAAAGCGTCAAACCGTGACGTTTcctcatgtgtgtgtttcagggttcGGCTGGTGGAGAGAGGTTCTCCTCACAGTCTGCCGCTAATGGAGTCCGGCAAGGTGAGTGTGACTCAGCGTCACGTTTCCAGCTCTGAACTGACCTGTTTCCCCAAACGGGCTCAgtcaaacatcattttaaacCCCCCCCCACGCAGCAGATCACGCTCACAATGAAGAAACGGTTGCGATGCACTGACGGCAGCAGATTGAATGACAGAAGATCGGACTATTTCTGCGTCCTCCCACATTCAGTGAGtcaaagcagacagcagctctgagtcCTGCCTCAGATCTGAGGCTGACGAGAGGATCACATCACGTCTTCAGACCTGAGGACGCCCACTCTGAACCCACGCTGACGTCACCCATCGCTGTGTCAACCACCGCTTTGGAGCCTCAAacagaagtgaccatatttggcATCGTTGATATGATTCTGTCCTAATTGGATCCGACTGGCAGCGACTTCGATCACAGTGCAGCCACGACGCTGCTTTGTCGTCTATTTCACCTCCGGCTCAGGTGGTCTGGAAGCATGTGACCTCATATCATTGCAGGGGAAACGCTAATGTGTCCAGATGCTAACTGTTAGCTGGTTAGGCTCACTTAGGACCACTCGTCACATCCTGACAGATGGTGAAGGAGGAACGTTTCATAACCTGCAGAATGTGACTCGCCCACATTCAGAAGGCGGCGTTTTATTTAAAGAGCTCGTTTTAAACCGTCGAGGTTAACCTGACATCCTGTAAGACATCCAGTAAGAGACGCACCCAGGTCTGATCTGATGTGTTCGTCATGCACAGTGAGGGTTAAAACGCTTTAATCTGAGCCGTTTGTTtccctgctgtcagtcagattATTGGAAACAAACTGCCGTCACAAACATAAAGAGATTCGACACGTTGAGCAGCTCGTTAAACAGACGAAATTATCATCTGAGATTCCATCATCCAAACAAGCTTCAGTCATGCTTCTAAATGAAAGCAATGAAAATAAGACGCAGCCGTTGGAGAAACAGCTGCGTTTGACAAAGTCCGTCCTGTGATGGAGACAAGAAATGTCCTGTTTCTGCAGCAAAGTTCTGCTTCTCTGAACACTttgtcctcctgcagctcttcagatCTGCTGCTTCACTCCAGGAGCAAATTACATCGCGCTCGTCTGATTGCTGAGCAGCACTCGTTTCGGTTTCATCACAGATCTCTTAGCAACTAGCTGAACTCCATCAGCGAGGTCGAAACACACGAGAGGCGAcctgagaggaaggaggaggcggTTTGTGTTAACAGATTCCAGAACTTTGTCAGAACAAAAGaacatttcttcacatgaaacagAGAAGTCATGAAATGACCTGATGCTACATGATGCTACGTGATGCTACGTGATGCTACGTGATGCTACATACATGAGAGCTTCACCTTCAGCGCCACCGTGAGCTCGACAGTCAGCTGCTGGATGGACTGACCTGAGATCTGTCAGGTTACTTTAACTGACTCAaaccttcccatcagcctcagctcacagatgctagcatgctaacacgctaaatgAAGATGGTGGAAATCACACCTGCTAAAgttctgcatgttagcattgtcactgccAGCACTTCAGCGTGGtgatgttagcgtttagctcacAGTGGTGGAGCTTGAAAGCGACCGAAGGATCTTTTCCTGGAGCTCGACGAGACGCTCGTGTCTCTTCTTCCCCCACAcgacacacaaagagaggacGTGGTGTTTGAGGCTGGCCATCGATCAGCTCGCCGTTCGCTTTGACTCACCGTAtgtgggaggaggaaggagagagcgTCTTGTTCAGCAGGCGGTCCATCTTTTCTCGTGATGCTCCTTGAACACggtgtttctctgcagtggtttgttgttgtgtgtgtggagggatcTCAGTCTAACTCGCTGTGGCCGTGATGCGTTCACTGCCTCAGCGTTGACGGGATGATTTTAAAGTGTACCTTTATTTTACAGATCCTGCCCGGAGTTCGCATCATCATCGCCAACCCAGAGACCAAAGGACCGCTGGGAGACTCGCACCTGGGAGAGGTCACAGATATGAAccgcttctcttcttctttggtttttCCTGCTCAGTTTCCtgttctgtctccctcttttttgtctttctcttcttgttttcctcAACCCTTTCTTTTTTCTATACTTGCCATCTTTtactctttctcttctttcccgttgtcttttcttttctgtccgtcctctttgtctctttgtcccctccttcctcccattACATTCCATTATGTTTATTTAGCTGACACTTTTTTTGTCCAAGCGTCTCACAGTGAGTGCATTCAGCCCACAGCTGTCCATCAGACAGGCTGACCTGCTTCAGGTGACGCTCTTAGAAccaatcagagaggaggaggaggtcggCAGCAGACGTCTCTCTCctgagtgtttttcttctcctgaaGTCTGATCTTTAATTGAGCTGCGCTGTCAACCTTTATTCCTCTCTCAATTTGTtcttttgcattatttatttatctcttCAACAGAGAACGTAAGAGTTTTATCTTTGATCGATTTTTAGATTTATGATCTGAGAGCGTCTCAGATTCCTTTCAGGCTCAGCGTCATGGCGTTCGCTTAGATCTAAGCTAAGTCCAGCAGCACCGTAGGCCTGTGAGGTGTTCCAGGACGTGGTCTCTGTCAGCGGGACGTTCTGTGGACTGTCCTCTGTTCCTCCTGCAGATCTGGGTCCACAGCGCTCATAACGGCAGCGGTTACTACAGCGGTTATGGCGAGGAGGTCCTCCAGTCCGACCACTTCAACTCCAGACTCAGCTTTGGAGACACTCAGACGGTCTGGGCCAGGACAGGCTACCTGGGCTTCCTCCGCCGCACCGAGCTCACCGACGCCAACGGAGGTGAGTTTCCCGTCTGGTCGCGTCCCCTCGGCTCGCCGTCTCCCCCCACCGCACCAACATGACCtccgtctttgtctctgtgtctcccgTCAGAGAGGCACGACGCTCTGTTCGTGGTGGGAGCTCTGGAGGAGGCCATGGAGCTGAGGGGGATGAGGTACCACCCCATCGACATCGAGACCTCCGTCATCCGCGCCCACAAGAGCATCATGGAGTGGTAGGTCTGGTTAAAGGAGACGCAGACCGAGGCCGTTCACATGTCCATGTGACCTttcacctctgcagctccacgtcagcctctttcagctcatagttttggtttcatgCAGTATTTTAACAGATATTTAGAGTCTTTATGTCACTAAAAGTAACGACACCACGATGTAAAAGTACTTCATCACAAGTAATAATCCTGCTTTCAGCGTCTCGCCTCACTGATAATGCAGGAAAATGGACCCTGGTAGGGTTTCATTAGTACTTTTTGTAGTATTATGTAACAGAGTACATGAAGTCTCTgttgagtgtgtatgtgaggtgtgtgctgctgccccctgctggctaAAAACAGTCACTGGCCTCCGTGTCGTCCTCAGCGCGGTCTTCCCCTGGAccaacctgctggtggtggtggtggagctggagggCTCCGAGCAGGAGGCCCTGGACCTGGTTCCCATGGTGACCAAGGCGGTGCTGGAGGAGCACTACCTGATCGTGGGCGTGGTCGTGGTGACGGACATCGGCGTCATCCCCATCAACTCCCGCGGCGAGAAACAGCGCATGCACCTCCGCGACGGCTTCTTACAAGACCAGCTGGACCCCATCTACGTGGCCTACAACATGTagcctgagtgtgtgcgtgcgtgtgcgtgcgtgtgtgtgtgagagagagagctagcATGCGTCCGTATGCCGTGCATATCGCCGttgttgttcatttatttccccAAATCAAGATGTACTGTATTTTTGAACCTGCATATGGTGTGGTCTTGAGTCGTCCGTTTCCTTTAGAGTCGTGTTGTGCCGGTCGGCTGATTGGCCGACCGATCGATCGACTGATTGCTTCGTGGTGGTACGATCATTTTTTTTACTCCCCCGTTCGATCTCGTGACCGTTACAGGAGCTCGTCACTGTAGAAAGCCTTAGGGGAACACTGTGCGTGGCGTTTTCAGAGGTTTCAGGAGGTGAAAGTAGACAGAAGTACTAGAGAGCGTGTCTGTCATCCAATCAGAAAAATCTGTGGAATATTACATTTAGAACAGGGGCAGCCAGATTactgtaaaaatataaatactgtacatagacATAATAATCTATATGGAGAGGAACCTAAAACACAATGAGGTGTAGTAGCCCCTATATGCAGCTCTCTCCACCtgcaccctgtgtgtgtgtgtgtgtgtgtgtgtgcgtgcagagtgtgtgtctctgtctgtgtgtgtccatctccGCGTCCATGTGTGACGGGGACATTTTACGTAGTTTTAATGTGATTCACGCAGCAGATTTTATCCTGAGACAGTGAAGGTCCAACGTGAGACAGCTCGATGTGTCCTCGGCGTCCAGAGCGTCTCAGAAAGACGTCCATCAGTTTGAGTTTTGGACAGCTGAAGGACAAAAACGGCCTTTGTCTCCTGTGACCTGTGGGACTATTTTTAggcaaaaaaaacaccacaaacttaAGTAGGATGAAAGTGCAATGTctttaaataaagttaatttaAAGGGAAAGAGCAGCGAAAAGTTACAGAGTCACTAAATTCCTGCAGCATCCAAAGCAAAGTGCACTGTGAGAACATAAGAAAGCTACAGGGAGGTTACGGGAGGTCAGAGGGAGCTGGAGATCAGAGACAAGGTGAAGGGACGCCAGGTGTGACAGAGGAGGGTCAAAcatctgtctgagctgcagacaCCTGGAGGGACTGACGGGACACACAGAGGACGTTCTTCACCACAGGTCTGATGTGTTAAAGCTGCTTTTATTCAGCTTGACCATCCAAAAGATCTCAGCTGGACGAACCTCCACGAGAcgttttgtttctcttcatgttCAAAGGCTTTTCATCAGCTCGCTGTCAGAAGTTTGGGTCCGTTCGAGGAAAATCCCTCAAACTCaaacccaaaaacaaacaaacaggctttcattttctatttttttgacATGAATCCTCAGTGAAGAATCTCCTCTGGGCTTCCGTCCAACGGTCACCAGCGATTCTACAGATTAATATTTGACTGAAACACGACGAAGAAACCTGAGTTTGATCTGTGTAGCTGCAGTAATCTTCACCTCTCTGCTCGCTGCAGGTTTGAACAAACTTTGTCGACGTCGTTTGGAGAATTCACCGTTCGTTCACGTCCCTGTGATGACGTCACTGATGACGTCTCCTCATCGCTCTTCTTCTTCGTTTGTTCGTCTCGTTGTCTTCGAGCTTCTTTTTaccagaagaaaagaaaaaactttatGCATATCACAAGTTGCTTAGCGCTCGTTTGGCTGACAGCAGTTTGG from Chaetodon auriga isolate fChaAug3 chromosome 21, fChaAug3.hap1, whole genome shotgun sequence encodes the following:
- the LOC143339698 gene encoding disco-interacting protein 2 homolog C-like isoform X3, giving the protein MADREASPIPLEIRARLAELELELSEGMEGPMSHRPPLGPPSAARFHRRRTSGTRDERYRSDVHTEAVQAVLARHVERKVAVPMPSKRRSLVVQTSMDAYTPPGLSPLCSDSSSGSEEEAGPGDDMSGMEHWMSRPSQLGPAHLGSTSSSSSSTQSGGSGNAGRLADSLAHTHISHLAHTHLAHTHLGQSHHQQSHLSQSHHGIGHLSLKRKGALSVAENGGSLRRSCEFGSDMLWPPPLESDENHSAPPDVTGYSSDSSHSHTERHHMANMGTIARNTQKYGNAERMETGDGVPVSSRVSAKIQQLVNTLKQPRRPPLREFFVDDFDELLEVQQPDPNQPRPEGAEMMPVRGEALGVVTNWPPSLEAALQRWGTISPKAPCLTSLDTAGKPLYVLTYGKLWSRSIKLAYNILHKLGSKQEPMVRPGDRVALVFPNNDPVAFMVAFYGCLLAEVVPVPIEVPLSRKDAGSQQIGFLLGSCGVTVALTSDACHKGLPKSATGEIPQFKGWPKLLWFVTESKHLSKPPRDWFPHIKDANNDTAYIEYKTCKDGSVLGVTVTRIALLTHCQALTQSCSYTEAETIVNVLDFKKDVGLWHGILTSVMNMMHVISVPYSLMKVNPLSWIQKVCQYKAKVACVKSRDMHWALVAHKDQKDINLSSLRMLLVADGSNPWSISSCDAFLNVFQTKGLRADVICPCASSPEALTVAIRRPVEDSSQPPGRGVLSMQGLTYGVVRVDTEERLSVLTVQDVGTVAPGGLACVVKPEGVPQLCQTDEIGELCVCSIATGTSYYGLTGMTKNTFEVYPVSSGGGLISEYAFVRTGLLGFVGPGGLVFITGKMDGLIMVSGRRHNADDIVATALAVEPMKFVYRGRIAVFSVTVLRDERIVVVAEQRPDSTEEDSFQWMSRVLQAIDSIHGVGVFCLALVPANTLPKTPLGGIHLSEIKQLYLEGGLHPCNVLMCPHTCVTNLPKPRQKQPEIGPASVMVGNLVSGKRIAQASGRDLGQTDDNDQFLFLSEVLQWRAQTTPDHVLYTLLSSRGAVSSSLTCLQLHKRAERVAALLMERGGLQEGDHVALVYPPGIDLIAAFYGSLYAGCVPITVRPPHPQNISTTLPTVKMIVEVSHSACVMTTGVICKLLRSKEATATVDIRNWPPVLDTDDLPKKKPPALYKPTNPDGLAYLDFSVSTTGMLAGVQMSHNAVGAFCRSVKLQCELYPSREVAICLDPYCGLGFVLWCLCSVYSGHQSILIPPVELESNPALWLLAVSQLRVRDTFCSYSVMELCTKGLGLQTEALKARGLDLSRVRACVVVAEERPRMSLTHSFSKLFKDLGLHPRSVSTAFGCRVNLAICLQGTSGPDPTTVYVDMRALRHDRVRLVERGSPHSLPLMESGKILPGVRIIIANPETKGPLGDSHLGEIWVHSAHNGSGYYSGYGEEVLQSDHFNSRLSFGDTQTVWARTGYLGFLRRTELTDANGERHDALFVVGALEEAMELRGMRYHPIDIETSVIRAHKSIMECAVFPWTNLLVVVVELEGSEQEALDLVPMVTKAVLEEHYLIVGVVVVTDIGVIPINSRGEKQRMHLRDGFLQDQLDPIYVAYNM
- the LOC143339698 gene encoding disco-interacting protein 2 homolog C-like isoform X4, whose translation is MEGPMSHRPPLGPPSAARFHRRRTSGTRDERYRSDVHTEAVQAVLARHVERKVAVPMPSKRRSLVVQTSMDAYTPPGLSPLCSDSSSGSEEEAGPGDDMSGMEHWMSRPSQLGPAHLGSTSSSSSSTQSGGSGNAGRLADSLAHTHISHLAHTHLAHTHLGQSHHQQSHLSQSHHGIGHLSLKRKGALSVAENGGSLRRSCEFGSDMLWPPPLESDENHSAPPDVTGYSSDSSHSHTERHHMANMGTIARNTQKYGNAERMETGDGVPVSSRVSAKIQQLVNTLKQPRRPPLREFFVDDFDELLEVQQPDPNQPRPEGAEMMPVRGEALGVVTNWPPSLEAALQRWGTISPKAPCLTSLDTAGKPLYVLTYGKLWSRSIKLAYNILHKLGSKQEPMVRPGDRVALVFPNNDPVAFMVAFYGCLLAEVVPVPIEVPLSRKDAGSQQIGFLLGSCGVTVALTSDACHKGLPKSATGEIPQFKGWPKLLWFVTESKHLSKPPRDWFPHIKDANNDTAYIEYKTCKDGSVLGVTVTRIALLTHCQALTQSCSYTEAETIVNVLDFKKDVGLWHGILTSVMNMMHVISVPYSLMKVNPLSWIQKVCQYKAKVACVKSRDMHWALVAHKDQKDINLSSLRMLLVADGSNPWSISSCDAFLNVFQTKGLRADVICPCASSPEALTVAIRRPVEDSSQPPGRGVLSMQGLTYGVVRVDTEERLSVLTVQDVGTVAPGGLACVVKPEGVPQLCQTDEIGELCVCSIATGTSYYGLTGMTKNTFEVYPVSSGGGLISEYAFVRTGLLGFVGPGGLVFITGKMDGLIMVSGRRHNADDIVATALAVEPMKFVYRGRIAVFSVTVLRDERIVVVAEQRPDSTEEDSFQWMSRVLQAIDSIHGVGVFCLALVPANTLPKTPLGGIHLSEIKQLYLEGGLHPCNVLMCPHTCVTNLPKPRQKQPEIGPASVMVGNLVSGKRIAQASGRDLGQTDDNDQFLFLSEVLQWRAQTTPDHVLYTLLSSRGAVSSSLTCLQLHKRAERVAALLMERGGLQEGDHVALVYPPGIDLIAAFYGSLYAGCVPITVRPPHPQNISTTLPTVKMIVEVSHSACVMTTGVICKLLRSKEATATVDIRNWPPVLDTDDLPKKKPPALYKPTNPDGLAYLDFSVSTTGMLAGVQMSHNAVGAFCRSVKLQCELYPSREVAICLDPYCGLGFVLWCLCSVYSGHQSILIPPVELESNPALWLLAVSQLRVRDTFCSYSVMELCTKGLGLQTEALKARGLDLSRVRACVVVAEERPRMSLTHSFSKLFKDLGLHPRSVSTAFGCRVNLAICLQGTSGPDPTTVYVDMRALRHDRVRLVERGSPHSLPLMESGKILPGVRIIIANPETKGPLGDSHLGEIWVHSAHNGSGYYSGYGEEVLQSDHFNSRLSFGDTQTVWARTGYLGFLRRTELTDANGERHDALFVVGALEEAMELRGMRYHPIDIETSVIRAHKSIMECAVFPWTNLLVVVVELEGSEQEALDLVPMVTKAVLEEHYLIVGVVVVTDIGVIPINSRGEKQRMHLRDGFLQDQLDPIYVAYNM